The region TGGTAATCGTGCATCTCCAGGGTAGTGGCGATGAGATTTTTCACTGCTTTGTCATCCTCTATAATCAGGATGGATGGCTTATTCATGTAAGGATACCTCCTTGGCTGGTAATGTAAGCCGGAAAATACTTCCGGCAGGTTTGTTGTCCAAAACTTCGATGGTGCCCCTGTGGGCGCTCAGTATTGCCCTGCAAAGGGGCAGCCCCAGTCCCATGCCCCGCTTTCCGTCCGCGGATTTATGACCGGTGGTATAGAACATTTCAAAAATCTTTTCCTTGGACTCATCGGGGATTCCGGGTCCGTTGTCGCTGACATCAATGACAGCAGAGGAGCCCTCCTGGCGGCTGTTTACCATAATGGTGGAGCCTTCCGGCGTGTACTTCACCGCATTGTCCACCAGGTTGGTTATGACCTGCATGATCAGCCTGGCATCCATGTCAGCCAGGATATAGTCACCTATCTGATTCACTTTGATGGTGTGGTGTTCATGACGCCGGTTAATATGGCGCATGGCCTCATCTATGACTTCCTCCAGCAGTTCGGTTTCCATGTGCAGATGGACGCCCTGCCCTTCCATACGGGTGATGGACAGAAGGTTTTCCACCAGATTGATAAGCCACATGGAATCATCGTATATATCCCTGTATATCCGGTTCCTGTGTTCGGCTGTCAGGCTCCCTCCATCGCTCATCAGGACGCCTGCATTGCCGGATATGCTGGTGAGAGGGGTGCGCAGGTCATGGGAGATGGAGCGCAGCAAATTGCTTCTGAGCTGTTCAGCCCGGGCCATGGCAGCCTCCTCCTCCCGCTTTCTGGATATATATTCTTTTTCCAGCGCCATGGAACACTGGGCTATGATTGCTA is a window of Enterocloster clostridioformis DNA encoding:
- a CDS encoding ATP-binding protein — protein: MARTRILDTLKTMAVLAAATAVGFLLETIGLSQANIITVYILGVLVVAAVTASRWYSISASLASVLLFNYIFTEPMFVLKAEDAGTQLTLLITFLAAVFTSSYTVQMKEKARLSQQDAYRSGVILDTSQMLQKAAAPADILSCTARQLNKLLKRDITCFEQDGAGLKSPLCFREYSSPATGRGPSPDTLEELTAARKCFREGKETGAATEVFPAAAYHFLPLQSSGAVYGVMGILVGNTPPGDFENSLAVAIIAQCSMALEKEYISRKREEEAAMARAEQLRSNLLRSISHDLRTPLTSISGNAGVLMSDGGSLTAEHRNRIYRDIYDDSMWLINLVENLLSITRMEGQGVHLHMETELLEEVIDEAMRHINRRHEHHTIKVNQIGDYILADMDARLIMQVITNLVDNAVKYTPEGSTIMVNSRQEGSSAVIDVSDNGPGIPDESKEKIFEMFYTTGHKSADGKRGMGLGLPLCRAILSAHRGTIEVLDNKPAGSIFRLTLPAKEVSLHE